In Pectinophora gossypiella chromosome 17, ilPecGoss1.1, whole genome shotgun sequence, one DNA window encodes the following:
- the LOC126374192 gene encoding phospholipid phosphatase 2-like isoform X2, with the protein MQARHSFWWHLLIDLPILLLVAAVCILLEVGALPSRRSGFTCNDPALSFPHVGDTFSISLVAAITVVIPIVIIWAVEATLHRDDEYTLKKNKICSSLKIAALIYRDYIYGAVVNLTILEVVKCVVGSPRPTFFDLCEPDKAKTCNGSEFVSSYTCTSTRSSRYLQIDSSRSFPSAHASLSVYCGLFLAWYLQRRAFSWRNRSVLVIPLVQTVCLIYAAVCSLTRVTDHRHHWWDVLVGASAGILSVLYTVLVLRKNFSQPAVASTSDLSSSDGNNQQSVRHLLSSRTHVLRP; encoded by the exons TTGCGGCAGTATGCATCCTGCTAGAGGTAGGAGCGCTACCGAGCCGTCGAAGCGGTTTCACCTGCAACGATCCAGCCCTCTCTTTCCCTCACGTGGGCGACACATTCTCTATCTCCCTCGTCGCAGCAATCACTGTTGTCATCCCCATTGTTATC ATATGGGCAGTTGAGGCGACTCTCCATCGAGATGATGAATACACGTtgaagaaaaacaagatatgCTCCAGCTTAAAGATCGCGGCACTGATATACAGAGACTATATCTACGGTGCTGTGGTCAATCTGACGATTCTTGAAGTGGTCAAGTGCGTAGTGGGCTCTCCTAGACCGACATTCTTTGATCTCTGCGAACCGGATAAAGCTAAAACTTGTAACGG GTCGGAGTTCGTCAGTAGCTACACATGCACGTCCACGCGATCATCCCGCTACCTGCAGATCGACTCCAGCCGCAGCTTCCCATCTGCACACGCGTCGCTCTCCGTCTACTGCGGATTGTTTCTCGCT TGGTACCTCCAGAGGCGCGCGTTCAGCTGGCGGAACCGGTCAGTGCTGGTCATTCCCCTGGTGCAGACGGTGTGTCTGATCTACGCGGCGGTATGTTCGCTGACCAGGGTCACTGACCACCGCCACCATTGGTGGGACGTCCTGGTTGGAGCCTCCGCGGGAATCCTTAGTGTTTTATACACG GTGCTCGTCCTCCGGAAGAACTTCTCGCAGCCAGCCGTGGCCAGCACCAGTGACCTCTCTAGTAGCGACGGCAACAACCAACAGTCAGTTCGACATCTACTCTCGAGCAGGACGCACGTCCTCCGACCCTAG